TACTCTATAGTATGTAGTGATTTCTGTCACCCGTCATGTAAAGGTTGTCCTTGTCCATGGTACACTATAGGAAGCCTACATCTTGCCTCTCGCCATCTCACCTATCAAACAAAAGCACCAAGGTCTACACAGATCTGCGAAAACACATTCATGTCCCAACCTACCTGCCAAAAGAGAATCTCTTGGACTGCAGCTGACTTGGGATCCCCTTCAGGCCACATCGGTATGACAATATATACAGCAAATCTCTCGTTTGCTTTAATTTTGCTAGCAATCTTCAGGGCCAACTCCATCGGAATGAGGTTATCAGCTCCTGCTCAGACCATGCTACAAATAGCTGATAGTGGTTTGTGGACAAAAATCTAACTATAAGAAGTCTACTGCTTACTAAGACTTCATTAATGTGGCAAACAGTACTAGTTAGTGACTTAGCTCCTTAACATTTAAAAAAGTGATGAAAATGGTCAATTGACCCCCGAACAAAAGATTTAACCAATACTTTGGGGTGAAATGAGCcataatcaatatatatatattggtagcTTAATTCACCTCTGCAGGTCAAATATGTGTATAAGCACATGATTGTGATTAAACGAGCCACACTTAGTCCACCAATGGAATATCTCGAGTATAGATAGGAAATGTGTACttgcaaaataaaagaaatcatgATATTCACCTGCATCATTATGCGATGGCCACGCATACGATGATCCCAGAAAATACTGATTTTCaatatatacaaaatttttGGCAGATCGGATTGCCTGAATGTAAGCTGTCTGAATGCTTCTGTCTACTACTACATCTTTTGCATCTATAAGATTCTGCACCAAAAACTACCAATAATTAAGAGgatgctatatatatatttccagTACAATGATGTCAATTAGAAAGGCAGAAACTAGTTTAAGTTTTAACATGACAGAGATTCCTACTCCAGCACAGGTCCATTAATATGATTTCTTCACCTTTTTACGAAAATCGTTCAactaaaaaaagcaaaaagagaagaaaagtagggataagaaatgaagaaagaaacataGATCTCATGTACACCTGCTTTCCagcaacttctttcttttttttcggaaaTCCTTTGACTGATCCAGAATCAATAGACCGGAAAATCTGCACAAGCAAACATGAAGGAAAGggctaaataaaagaaagataacCTGAACATGCTATAACAACATGGAACTTGCATTTCCAACCTGAACATGCCAGTTATTATGATCATCTTCTTTAGAGACATAGATATCGGGGTTGTCCTCAGGCACTACCGTAGTACGCTCATGGCggttttcctttgaaagagatCTGGTGCTATCATGTAAATCAGTTGATGGAGGACTCAATATCCAAGAGATACGGCTTATTTTAAGTAAGGAATCATCATGccaatgtttttttcctttgacaaaGAGACTGAAATCTTTCCATCTTGTTGCTTTCCTCCAACGTTGCTCAAAGTTGATCAGTACATCATATGCAGCAGGACCTTCAATCCGGCAGTGCAAGTCGTGCCATGGTTGTCTTGGAGCTTCCACTCCAGCCTGACAGATACAAAATAAAGTAACTCActggaagaaaatcaagagataATACCAAGTTGTGCAGCAACTACCAGTGCATGGTACCAAAGTCCAAGATCTTACAAGACTCAAAACTGAAAGAAATAGCAAGATATTGTTCCATTCacccctttcttttttcaggTTCTATCAATCAAATCTCAAACTTTAGGTGTACCCACAGCATATGGATGGGCATTCTGTAGAGAACCTCAATATGAGCACAACCTTTTCAGCATGAAGAAAGTTTAATGGCTTGACTCGATACACACAAAAACTTAATTTAGTCGAATATATCTCGCTCATTTCATACTAGTCCATGCAACAAATTAAGATTGAAATGATACAAAGAACTTGCTTGTATCATGACAAATTCGAGTAGTAGACTAGAACCTGCGGCCTCTTCCATTATccagaaatttaaaaatgctttTGTGCCCCCTGGCAAGGCTGTCAAGGTTAAGTTCACTATATGCTTCATCTAAAAATCTTTTCCAGCAAGTCATTAAGCAGAGGCATGAATCTTCCTTCAATCTTAATAATAATCAATCCACTTCTGATGTGCAACCACGgcaataaattctgaaaaacaACGAAATAAAACCCTTCAAATTCGCAgattttgattttatcaattcatCCTCATTTCACCTTGCTTATCCACCTGACTATTTCTTAATGGATTCCCATACAAAACCTCTTAAAATTTTAACGCTACCACAACACTTATGATCATAATTCATCAGATGCGACAAAGCATATCTAATCAGAAATAGGCAGACTGTTATTACAGAGATGGTACATCAGTTCTCAAGTAAAAGTATCACGCCACTCTTCATGCAGGAAAGTTGGGGGAAAAAAATGGGCTCAAAAGACTTCTATCACTCCAGAGTCTAAAATTCAATTTGCATTATAAGACAGCACACACAAGAGTattaaacagaaaagaaaaactgctAGGCAAAAAAAGCATAGACAAACAACTCACAGGAAATGTAGGATTGTGAAAGTCGTCCTTAAAAACAGTGTCAAGATTGCGAAATAGCCGATGCTCAGGTGTATCATATCGACCGTCACAGAGATCAATTCCTCCTATAAATGCAGTTATTTTTCGGTAATTACCCGGCGCCTGGGTGTCCACCAAGACGCATTTTTGATGATGTGTGAACATCGTTCCAACAACCTGAAGAAAAAACACAGTCCAAGCTTGAAAGAGTTACTAAGGTTACCAGAATTACCACAGCACCACATAAGGAACTCAAGCAAGAAAGGAGGATAAAAGTCCATCCATTCTCACAAGATTTATGCAGCCATGCTTAAGTAAAATGAGTGTACATTACAAGCAAACCTTATCCCTTAAGATTATCATTCCAAATCAATGAATGACGATTATGTATAGCACAGAATCTTCCCTAGAAAGTAGAGTACCTTTATGATAGCTTGAAAATGCAAGGAAACAAGGGACATTAGCTCTATGAGTGGGCTAAATGAGGAGTCCAAAAGAGTCCATCAGTCGTTTTATAAAGGACATTGATCTCCAATGCCAAATCACCTCAGCAAATTCACAGGACATTTCTACAATAAAACGCATCTCCAGCTACAAATATGCAAGGCAGCCAATTGCCTAGACATAAGGCAGGAACAAAACATCACAATGCCACGTAGCTCATAAATGTGAAAGAGGCTATGGCAACGGCAAATGACAAAGAGACCCTGGCCATCCAATGCTAGTGCTAATCTCTAGATTTTGATAAAAGGTCCATGTGGTGAAACTGCAAGAATTCAAGGAATAGCATACCTGCTGTTTAATATAGCCAAGCTTACTGCTGGGATTACGCGGGCCAGCACACAATTCACTGATGAATGCTTGAAAAAATCTTTAGTTTCTTCATCATGTGTCTGCATCACCCCTTCCTGCAAGAAATGCCGCCCATGCACCCTTATTCATTTGTAGGGACAATATTGAGAGCAAAGAGAGAGACGCTACCACCTAATTCTTCACTAGACAAATGGTCCTCGCAGCAAATACACTAACCATTATAATAGTCTGGGCAACAGAACCAACAACACTATGGTAATCAGCAATGCCATATGCCACCTTAATTTACTAAAATAAACGGATGGAAGCATGTGACAAGGGCAATCCAACTAAAATAAAGCAACTTCTCACCATGTTAATAAAATACTTTTTGTGCGAAGTCTTATCATCCCAAATCAACAACAAAACGCGCACCCCCTCCTGTGACTTATACTTGAGCAATTCACCGAGCGTCAAGTCCCCCTCTTGCGGCAATGGCCGGGTCTGGGTATGCTCTCTAATGAGCTTAATTTTATGAGAAACCGACCAACCAACGATGTATATCAAATGGTGAGCCTCGGATATGGCGTGACAAATATCCTCCCAACACTTCTCACGCCTATAAACCCCTCCAGCATCGCTATCCAACTTAATCTCAGGCAACGACCCATCAATCACATGAGCGTCCTGATACAGCGTGAGGCCACTCCCTTTTCTCAAGGGGAAATAAGTCTGCCTCACTCCCTGATGCTTCGGATCTCCAGCAATGCCGAGGCGGTACAGCTCGTTCTCCTCCACGGGCGTGAACTGCAGCTGGAGCTTGAGAGTGGAATTCTGCTTCGCCGAGGGTCCACTTAGTGGGAACGAACGGGAGATGACCCTTTTTTCCATGATTTCCCGCGCCGATATCTTAACAGTGCCGATCACCTGCGCGCCAAAGAGGTCGTTGTCCTTCACGCGGAACTCCAAGTAGTCGACGGGGTGAGACAGGGGAATGCAGAACCACTGGTCCCACTCGGGGTCCTGCGTGTTGTGGAGGACGCGAGTGCGGGCAACGGTGGCGTGGGGGACGCAGACGGTGACGTAGGGGTCGGAGGTGATGATCTTGGCGTGGTGGgggccgtcgtcgtcgtcgctgcGGTGGATGGGCAGCGAGGCCGGGTCGGGGTCCGGGTCCGGGGAGCGGGGAGGCCGGGCGCAGGCGGAGAAGCACCAGCGGAGGCGCCCGGTGACCATGTCCATGTTGGGGAGGTCGGAGGCGGAGATGATGTGGAGGTCGAGGTCGCCGTGGAGGTAGACGGGCCCATCTGGAGGCGAACCCGCCATGGGAGAAATCGGAAGAAGACGGGCGGAGGTGGAATGGCAgatgggtagagagagaaaagcatGGTGGATGATATGGCCGGAAGAATCAGTcggagggcgagagagagagagagagagagagagagagaaagcacgGGGAGAAATGCCtttcttgaggaagaagagaacagGGAATAGAtgcgcacagagagagaaagcgagagaagTGCGTCGAGAGAAAGCAAAGGGGAATTCCCAGGTTTCGCTCACCGCTTCAGGAGGAGGATACATCATTCCAGATGAGGGCGACGGTGAAATTGGCGATGCCGACATTACAAGAGACAGGACAGAAGTGCGAGTGCGAGTGCGAGTGCGAGTGCGAAACCTCGTATCCATTCCATCGATTGGTCGCGCGAACGCCGATTGGGCCCCACCTGACTCCCTCGGAAACACTTCAAATTCTTCCCGTTTGGTTCCCTCCCGCGCTCTTCCCTATCTCTCCTCTCACTATTTatctattcatcttcttcttcttcttcttctgtcgAGAAAATTGACGTCACATATGTCATTATTTTGATACCACTATTTCATGAGgaccataacttttttttatcacttaaatGTTATATAACTTCTCACTTGGTCACTTGAGCAGcatatctttttttattctatttaaaaaatcttGCTAAGCCACGTCGAGTGCAGGCATTTGTAGTGCAAACAACAATGAGGGATGGGTAAAGAGAACTCAAGAAACCGTCACAAGTGTCAATGTGTGAATTATGTTAAAGAAGTCTCACATTAAAGAATTAATGTGGTGTTgagtaattaatatataatgatTAACTCATGACTCattgatttaagtttttgaataaaAGTGAATCCAAGCGAATATATTAACAAGCTCAGACTTGACCACGCTCTTTAGCAATCTCCCTAGAAAAAAAGGCATTAGGCTTCTAAAGTGTACTCTTGATAGCGAGAAGGATGTCACATAGTTTCACCAAACATGCAAACAACAACTCACACATGATGACACGTCATGATTATGACACGCAAACAAGAACAAGAATGATGAAACATAGTCTCACCAAACACTCGTGCTCGCATAAGATAATGTGTCACGGCTATGACACACAAATGAGAACGAGAAGGATGCCGTATAGTCTCACCAAACATGCAAACCACAACTTGCAAGATGCTACATATTCTCACAGTCTTCACCAAAAACGCAAACGACAATTCACATAGGATGACATGTCACGGCTATGGCTAGGAAGAAAGGAAGTGAGAAGGGAGAGAGTGATGGGAGCTGCAATTTGAGAAAAACATAAAGTGAAATTTGAAGTTTCTAATAAAGTGGAGGTGGAGCAATGTTGAGGTGTAATTCATATTCCTCATCGATTGGGATGATTGGTGAaggacaaagaagaaaagatagtAAGGAGGAAGAGTGATGGGAGGGGGTGGAATCATGTTGAAGTGTGATTCATACTCCCACCAATCGAGGGAGTTGGTGAAggacgaaaaaagaaaaggaaatgagaaaaGAGAGCAAGTGATGGGAGCtacaatttgagaaaaatagaaaaagagaaatttaaaGTTGAGGTGGAGCCATGTCGAGGTGTGGTAATACCAGCaaaatagagaaagagaaattgaaagtgGGAGTGGAGCCATGTTGAGGTATGATAATACCAGCAGattctctttctcatttttactctctatttttttttgtgattgccTAGCGAATCCTAACAAGCCCAATTATGTACACATGACAACTGATTAATGGACTCGGGAAAATCATGCATGGTGCTACCCAATAGTTGGCGTCTAAAAGTTACAATAAAGGTTTTTAACTTGCTAATAGGTTCTTGCGATGACATATTATGTGATAGTGGCACATGGGATAAAAAGTCACTTAAAATTGAGATATGAAGGGCTTCGTATAACTTGTCACAAATGGATTTCATAACAGGTGAACAATTATGATTAGTCAATGAAATCCCATTATCACTATCATGACTTGACATAGCTCTTTAGGTGGAATTATAATGTATATATCACATGAAATATGTTCTTAAGTGAGATGAAATAAttgcacaaattttttttaatgtgggtTCTTGAGTCTGGGTTTCTAAGTTCTCTAAGTTGGGTCACAAGGACCTCATGTCTTGTCCAGACTTAGAGATTGTGGGGCTACTCACACAGTCACTTAACCCGATGCCATCTCCTCCCTCTACACAATCGGACCAACCcgtgaagggaagaggaagtgCACAGACTCGCGGTGAACCGGTTGACATGGGATTGCTCCCACCGCATCATAGCCGTAGCGTGACATCTTGAAGTTTCCTCGCTTCCTAATATTATTTAGGATATTAAGATGATTAATGGTTTGAATGAATTGTTCGATAACCTCGATTAATTACAAACTTGTCGGTGATTTTGTTAAGCtaggaaaatttctaaaaattagctTTTGAAGCTGTGATATTTAAGTATGTGACTCTGTTAAGGGTTATTAAATCTTTTAAAGGGTCAAAAAGGGTGACGCGAGTTAGAATCGATGAAAATGCTTTGAAGACTCATGAACGTGGGACTTATTGGTTTTCCTAGTATCTGATTATATGTCATAATTGAGAAAATTCAATCGATAAAATAATCTTACTAACTTTAATATGCATAAGTGAATAAAAATTAGAGCATGAGTTGTTATTGGAGATTGACGGTAAAAAATGTGTCGACATAGTATTTTTAGGTGCGACCAATATGGCTAGATAGGCACATAGAATGATtatgaaaagtgaaaattcaTTGAGTTTGTTTCGCCGAAATTTCTTCCacaacaaaatatctttcatcaatttttttttttttggttgacaACCATAGGTAGCCACATGAGTAcatcattattgatttttagaCTAGTATTGAATTAGGTGTTTGATTTGCTTAAGTAGTGTTAATTCAAGAttgcatcatttgatttttaggTGGATTAAGCTTTATGTTCACTCAAACTTTCCATCGAAGGCACGTGAATCTCTAAGGGGTAAACTGGGTTGATTCTcttagggcgcatttggtaacgattctgttcccgggaataaattatgatcagaaatgattcttttttattatgctcccgagaacaatttctaagcattttaagccgtttggtaaccttccaaaatttctgattctggaatagaattgcgtttggtaccgtgctaattgattatgttccaaatcaatttcttttaatttttaaataaatttttttttcctttctctcctattcttcttcttcaagtggccggtcgccggtttGGCGAtccgccggcgagggtcggcgacctcaagCATCATCGATAGCTGGATAGGGCTCGCCTAGCCTCGCCGTCGAGGCTCCACCTTGCTGCggttggcgaggttgagcctcgccgggctgGGCTTGCCTCGGTGACCAGGCGACGGTGGGGCGGCGAATGGCGGCGAACGCAAGGGCGGCGAGCGGCAAACGCGGGATGgaggtagatgaagaagaagaaaagagaagaagaagagaaatatgattttgattattagatttgttcagaacaagaatcaactttttatttatttattttttattacgttccaaatttactttgaaaacaaaaatagaaatttgttccatgaacaaaaattttaccaatgCGATTCTGTTCTCAAACtactcccgagaacaaaaatcagaattagGCACTTTTGGATGGTTATCAAACAGACCCTTAATAATCTTCATCAattctgaccaaaaaataataatcttgaTCATTATTTGGTTTTAGCTTAAAGTATAAATAATATTAGCCATTCATGTTGTTAAAAGAAGTTAATGATTACCTGATGAGCTAATAAGAGGCAAAATCATGTATGAATGAGTTTATATGATTTTGTATCATGGGCGATGCCACGCTTTAAGATGAGAATGATGGCCGTTGATGCTCACTTGCGCTTTCATCTTgaaattgttattgatattgCATGAAAGATCCATTATGTTTATGATGCCATTAGAAGATACTATGAGTCACATAGATAATGGATGTGTTTCATAAATGAAAACATGGTCGAATGATTTCAAGAAGATTTTGAATTACCTTGATAAGTGGAGTTGGAAGAAGGACACCTGGAATGCTAAAACTTGGTACGAAGAGACACTTAAGTATTAAAAGCTACTGAAAGTGACATTTGAGTgcctcttttttaaaaaaaaaaaaaataagacacTTGAATGCAAAAGTCCAGCGAAGGTGACCAGAAATCttacatgacaattttttaataaaataactCGCTTACATGGCACGCTAGAGGGTTGAGTCGACAATTAGTCACCAAACTGACATTGttgtcttttttaaaattttatattgagagagagagagagagagagagagagagagaggttgcagGCGGCGAAGGTCTTGAAcctccatcttcctccttttttttttcttttatcaatattttaatttatttttaaattttatttaattaatatttatattaattatctatCCACATTAGTAGCAAAATGACGTTATTTTACACTTGTTTAGCTACATCAAGACACAAAACGACAGTGTTTTGCATTTGCTTCatgaaaattgccacatcaacattttgacTGGATTTTCGTTATTATCACTTAACTAATTcattttacttgattttttcataacttttgacacttaaatatcccTCCATACCAAGTTTTACCACTTCAGATGTTTTTTTCCCAAGCGGAGGTATTAGAAAGATGAAACTATGAATGTAAACAGATGCAAATGATAATTTTGTGTACTGCAAGATAAAAATACATATATTCATAGCATATAAATTCTTCCGTGAACAATGAACTTCGTTTGTTAAAATTATTACTTAGTGATtaagttagattaatttaagaaaatgaaatttggtaAAAAACGTAAGAATTGTAGAATAGGGGCAAGTTTGTAATTTCAATAAGTTAAGGTCTCATATTGTAAATTGAAAACTAAGGGAGCTGTTTACATGTTAAGGATACTTACGATGATAGGTTCTTAGTTTATTACACAATTAATTGTCCAATCTAGACATTTTATCTAACTAATCAAAATTTGCACTTAATTGCAGAACCATTTTGGAAAGTGGGTTGTTTTAAATATTTAACATAATCTGAGACATTTATATAGTGTTAGATTTTCACATGGATCAATTAGCAAATACATcgaatttagtaattaatttgattagtaAATCTAGATTAGGAGAAAATCGAGAAATAAGCCACGTTGGAATTAATGCCTTGCAATTTACATTGATGATAATCTGCAACATGTAGGGTAGAGATGTTAGGATGCATAGGATTTTCAAAAGCCCACTTTACAATATAGAAAGTATCGGAagattaatattttatatattgatgCACTACAATGGATGAAGTTCTATGATGACTTTCTTTCTTGATATATACAAGATTTTGCTATTGTTATTAGACGTGCATCCGATTCATGCCATTacgaaaagaaataagaaagacaAGCATACACGGGATTATAGGGGCTACACGTATATTTTAGTTATAATGCCATTTTTAgaactcaatcaatcacactttcataataagttttaaaac
This Eucalyptus grandis isolate ANBG69807.140 chromosome 7, ASM1654582v1, whole genome shotgun sequence DNA region includes the following protein-coding sequences:
- the LOC104419612 gene encoding phospholipase D delta, translated to MDTRFRTRTRTRTRTSVLSLVMSASPISPSPSSGMMYPPPEAVSETWEFPFAFSRRTSLAFSLCAHLFPVLFFLKKGISPRAFSLSLSLSLSRPPTDSSGHIIHHAFLSLPICHSTSARLLPISPMAGSPPDGPVYLHGDLDLHIISASDLPNMDMVTGRLRWCFSACARPPRSPDPDPDPASLPIHRSDDDDGPHHAKIITSDPYVTVCVPHATVARTRVLHNTQDPEWDQWFCIPLSHPVDYLEFRVKDNDLFGAQVIGTVKISAREIMEKRVISRSFPLSGPSAKQNSTLKLQLQFTPVEENELYRLGIAGDPKHQGVRQTYFPLRKGSGLTLYQDAHVIDGSLPEIKLDSDAGGVYRREKCWEDICHAISEAHHLIYIVGWSVSHKIKLIREHTQTRPLPQEGDLTLGELLKYKSQEGVRVLLLIWDDKTSHKKYFINMEGVMQTHDEETKDFFKHSSVNCVLARVIPAVVGTMFTHHQKCVLVDTQAPGNYRKITAFIGGIDLCDGRYDTPEHRLFRNLDTVFKDDFHNPTFPAGVEAPRQPWHDLHCRIEGPAAYDVLINFEQRWRKATRWKDFSLFVKGKKHWHDDSLLKISRISWILSPPSTDLHDSTRSLSKENRHERTTVVPEDNPDIYVSKEDDHNNWHVQIFRSIDSGSVKGFPKKKKEVAGKQNLIDAKDVVVDRSIQTAYIQAIRSAKNFVYIENQYFLGSSYAWPSHNDAGADNLIPMELALKIASKIKANERFAVYIVIPMWPEGDPKSAAVQEILFWQNQTMQMMYRVIASQLKQTSLKDYPQDYLNFYCLGKREDNSGQHSPNNAVSESYNSKRFMIYVHAKGMVVDDEYVLLGSANLNQRSLAGTKDTEIAMGAYQPHHTCAKKEGHPRGQVYGYRMSLWAEHLGVVEECFDEPGSPACVKRVNEIAGKNWDSYKNKGELQGHLLRYPIQVDQDGNVRPLPGSEEFPDVGGKVVGAHTAAIPDVLTT